In Equus caballus isolate H_3958 breed thoroughbred chromosome 7, TB-T2T, whole genome shotgun sequence, one DNA window encodes the following:
- the LOC100630748 gene encoding zinc finger protein 709 isoform X1 yields MSLSGEGRGLGNCPIGVALGLWVGPRSVPWSTSLLFGPRSCVLSALVLSGASAAASLRLLSAPVVGGRRKDSGDPGALEMDSVAIEDVKVNFTPEEWALLDPSQKKLYRDVMWDTFRHLASVGKKWEDHDIGDQYKNQGRKLRNRMVERLCKSEDSSECRENFSLIPNLSLNKKTTRVKPHGYRACGKVFMRHSPLYGHIRCHTGLKPDEYQTDGEKPYKCKKCGIAFRYLQVFEKHKRNHRRGENNKCKECEKAFSSSASLRRHERIHTEKKLNRCKQCRRTFIYHHTFQRHERIHTGQKPYECKQCGKGFVSLKGFQVHERSHTGEKPYECKKCSKAYASSSSLRVHEKTHSGEKPYECLECGKAFSYSSRLKSHERSHTEERLYQCKQCGSVFRNRHTFQKHERTHIAEKNYKCKQCGKTFVSHQGLRIHEGGNHSGEEKPYKCKECGKAFRLLASFQIHERIHTVGKSYECKECGKIFARFTSFQRHMMMHKGDVLYICEECGKAFSYSTSLRKHETIHTGEKPYQCKQCGRTFRYHQTFKTHASTHTGRKPYECKQCGKGFVTHKGFQLHERIHTGEKPYTCKHCSKAYRCPSSLRKHEITHSGKKPYKCLECGEAFNYSSSLQLHERRHTGEKPYKCKKCSKAYTSSGSLQTHERTHTGEKPYQCKKCGKAFICSSALRKHERIHTGEKTHKCLECEKRFVTPSSFQIHQRIHTGEKPYECKQCGKAFNYYYSLKLHGRTHTGEKPYECKECGKAFCYLQTLKIHLRLHTGEKPYECKECGKGFCYLQALKIHLRLHTGKKLYECKQCGKAYKYYGFLQIHEKRHTEKKPCEYQECRKAFIS; encoded by the exons ATGTCACTCAGCGGGGAGGGGCGTGGCCTTGGGAACTGTCCAATCGGGGTGGCgctggggctgtgggtggggccGCGCAGCGTACCCTGGTCGACGTCCTTGTTGTTCGGGCCTCGGAGTTGCGTGTTGTCTGCCTTGGTCCTCTCTGGTGCCTCTGCCGCAGCTTCTCTCAGGCTTTTATCTGCACCTGTCGTGGGGGGTCGTAGGAAGGACTCGGGGGACCCAGGAGCCCTAGAAATG GACTCAGTGGCCATTGAGGACGTGAAAGTGAACTTCACCCCAGAGGAGTGGGCTTTGCTGGATCCTTCACAGAAGAAACtctacagagatgtgatgtgGGACACCTTCAGGCACCTGGCCTCAGTAG ggaaaaaatgggAGGATCATGACATTGGAGATCAGTACAAAAACCAGGGGAGAAAACTAAG aaatcGTATGGTAGAGAGACTCTGTAAAAGTGAAGACAGTAGTGAGTGCAGAGAAAACTTCAGCCTTATTCCAAATCTCAGTCTGAATAAGAAAACTACTAGAGTGAAACCACATGGATACAGGGCATGTGGGAAAGTCTTCATGCGTCATTCACCCCTTTATGGGCACATCAGATGTCACACTGGACTCAAACCGGATGAGTATCAGACAGATGGAGAAAAGCCGTATAAGTGTAAGAAATGTGGTATAGCCTTCCGTTATCTCCAggtttttgaaaaacataaaagaaatcaCCGTAGAGGGGAAAAcaataaatgtaaggaatgtgagaAAGCCTTTAGTAGTTCCGCTTCTTTGAgaagacatgaaagaattcaCACCGAGAAGAAACTCAATCGATGTAAACAATGTAGAAGAACCTTTATTTATCATCATACTTTTCAAAGACATGAGAGGATTCACACAGGacagaaaccctatgaatgtaagcaGTGTGGTAAAGGTTTTGTTTCTCTTAAAGGTTTCCAAGTACATGAAAggagtcacactggagagaaaccctatgaatgtaaaaaatgcagtaaagcatacGCTTCTTCCAGTTCTCTGCGAGTCCATGAAAAGACTCATagtggagagaagccctatgaatgtctggaatgtgggaaagcctttagttATTCCTCTAGATTGAAAAGCCATGAAAGAAGTCACACTGAGGAGAGACTGTATCAATGTAAACAATGTGGAAGTGTCTTCAGAAATCGGCATACTTTTCAAAAACATGAGAGGACTCACATAGCAGAGAAAAACTATAAATGTAAGCAGTGTGGTAAAACTTTCGTTTCTCATCAAGGTCTCCGAATACATGAAGGAGGAAATCACAGTGGAGAAGAAAAACCCTACAagtgtaaggaatgtgggaaagccttccgTTTGCTTGCGTCCTTTCAAATACATGAACGAATTCACACTGTAGGAAAatcctatgaatgtaaagaatgtgggaaaatCTTTGCAAGGTTCACAAGCTTTCAGAGACACATGATGATGCACAAGGGAGATGTTCTTTATATATGTGAAGAatgtggaaaagctttcagttatTCCACTTCATTGCGCAAACATGAAACAAttcacactggggagaaaccctatCAATGTAAACAATGTGGAAGAACCTTTAGGTATCatcaaacttttaaaacacaTGCAAGTACTCACACGGGAcggaaaccctatgaatgtaagcaATGTGGTAAAGGTTTTGTTACTCATAAAGGTTTCCAACTACATGAAAgaattcacacaggagagaaaccctacacATGTAAACACTGTAGTAAAGCATACCGTTGTCCCAGTTCTCTGCGAAAACACGAGATAACTCATAGTGGAAAGAAACCGTATAAATGTCTGGAATGTGGGGAAGCCTTTAATTATTCCTCTTCGTTGCAATTACATGAAAGAcgtcacactggagagaaaccctataaatgtaaaaaatgtagTAAAGCCTACACTTCTTCCGGTTCTCTACAAacacatgaaagaactcacactggagagaaaccgtaTCAATGTAAAAAATGTGGTAAAGCATTCATTTGTTCCAGTGCTCTGCGcaaacatgaaagaattcatactggagagaaaacCCACAAGTGTCTGGAATGTGAGAAACGATTCGTTACTCCCAGTTCATTTCAAATACATCAAAGgattcacactggagaaaaaccctatgaatgtaaacaGTGTGGTAAAGCCTTCAATTATTACTATTCCTTAAAATTACATggaagaactcatactggagagaagccGTATGAAtgcaaggaatgtgggaaagccttctgTTATCTCCAAACCTTAAAAATACACCTGAGACTgcacactggagaaaaaccctatgaatgcaaggaatgtgggaaaggcTTCTGTTATCTCCAAGCCTTAAAAATACACCTGAGACTGCACACTGGAAAGAAATTGTATGAATGTAAACAATGTGGTAAAGCCTACAAATATTATGGTTTCTTACAAATTCATGAAAAACGTCATACTGAAAAGAAACCCTGTGAATATCAGGAATGtaggaaagcctttatttcttgA
- the LOC100630748 gene encoding zinc finger protein 709 isoform X2 produces MWDTFRHLASVGKKWEDHDIGDQYKNQGRKLRNRMVERLCKSEDSSECRENFSLIPNLSLNKKTTRVKPHGYRACGKVFMRHSPLYGHIRCHTGLKPDEYQTDGEKPYKCKKCGIAFRYLQVFEKHKRNHRRGENNKCKECEKAFSSSASLRRHERIHTEKKLNRCKQCRRTFIYHHTFQRHERIHTGQKPYECKQCGKGFVSLKGFQVHERSHTGEKPYECKKCSKAYASSSSLRVHEKTHSGEKPYECLECGKAFSYSSRLKSHERSHTEERLYQCKQCGSVFRNRHTFQKHERTHIAEKNYKCKQCGKTFVSHQGLRIHEGGNHSGEEKPYKCKECGKAFRLLASFQIHERIHTVGKSYECKECGKIFARFTSFQRHMMMHKGDVLYICEECGKAFSYSTSLRKHETIHTGEKPYQCKQCGRTFRYHQTFKTHASTHTGRKPYECKQCGKGFVTHKGFQLHERIHTGEKPYTCKHCSKAYRCPSSLRKHEITHSGKKPYKCLECGEAFNYSSSLQLHERRHTGEKPYKCKKCSKAYTSSGSLQTHERTHTGEKPYQCKKCGKAFICSSALRKHERIHTGEKTHKCLECEKRFVTPSSFQIHQRIHTGEKPYECKQCGKAFNYYYSLKLHGRTHTGEKPYECKECGKAFCYLQTLKIHLRLHTGEKPYECKECGKGFCYLQALKIHLRLHTGKKLYECKQCGKAYKYYGFLQIHEKRHTEKKPCEYQECRKAFIS; encoded by the exons atgtgGGACACCTTCAGGCACCTGGCCTCAGTAG ggaaaaaatgggAGGATCATGACATTGGAGATCAGTACAAAAACCAGGGGAGAAAACTAAG aaatcGTATGGTAGAGAGACTCTGTAAAAGTGAAGACAGTAGTGAGTGCAGAGAAAACTTCAGCCTTATTCCAAATCTCAGTCTGAATAAGAAAACTACTAGAGTGAAACCACATGGATACAGGGCATGTGGGAAAGTCTTCATGCGTCATTCACCCCTTTATGGGCACATCAGATGTCACACTGGACTCAAACCGGATGAGTATCAGACAGATGGAGAAAAGCCGTATAAGTGTAAGAAATGTGGTATAGCCTTCCGTTATCTCCAggtttttgaaaaacataaaagaaatcaCCGTAGAGGGGAAAAcaataaatgtaaggaatgtgagaAAGCCTTTAGTAGTTCCGCTTCTTTGAgaagacatgaaagaattcaCACCGAGAAGAAACTCAATCGATGTAAACAATGTAGAAGAACCTTTATTTATCATCATACTTTTCAAAGACATGAGAGGATTCACACAGGacagaaaccctatgaatgtaagcaGTGTGGTAAAGGTTTTGTTTCTCTTAAAGGTTTCCAAGTACATGAAAggagtcacactggagagaaaccctatgaatgtaaaaaatgcagtaaagcatacGCTTCTTCCAGTTCTCTGCGAGTCCATGAAAAGACTCATagtggagagaagccctatgaatgtctggaatgtgggaaagcctttagttATTCCTCTAGATTGAAAAGCCATGAAAGAAGTCACACTGAGGAGAGACTGTATCAATGTAAACAATGTGGAAGTGTCTTCAGAAATCGGCATACTTTTCAAAAACATGAGAGGACTCACATAGCAGAGAAAAACTATAAATGTAAGCAGTGTGGTAAAACTTTCGTTTCTCATCAAGGTCTCCGAATACATGAAGGAGGAAATCACAGTGGAGAAGAAAAACCCTACAagtgtaaggaatgtgggaaagccttccgTTTGCTTGCGTCCTTTCAAATACATGAACGAATTCACACTGTAGGAAAatcctatgaatgtaaagaatgtgggaaaatCTTTGCAAGGTTCACAAGCTTTCAGAGACACATGATGATGCACAAGGGAGATGTTCTTTATATATGTGAAGAatgtggaaaagctttcagttatTCCACTTCATTGCGCAAACATGAAACAAttcacactggggagaaaccctatCAATGTAAACAATGTGGAAGAACCTTTAGGTATCatcaaacttttaaaacacaTGCAAGTACTCACACGGGAcggaaaccctatgaatgtaagcaATGTGGTAAAGGTTTTGTTACTCATAAAGGTTTCCAACTACATGAAAgaattcacacaggagagaaaccctacacATGTAAACACTGTAGTAAAGCATACCGTTGTCCCAGTTCTCTGCGAAAACACGAGATAACTCATAGTGGAAAGAAACCGTATAAATGTCTGGAATGTGGGGAAGCCTTTAATTATTCCTCTTCGTTGCAATTACATGAAAGAcgtcacactggagagaaaccctataaatgtaaaaaatgtagTAAAGCCTACACTTCTTCCGGTTCTCTACAAacacatgaaagaactcacactggagagaaaccgtaTCAATGTAAAAAATGTGGTAAAGCATTCATTTGTTCCAGTGCTCTGCGcaaacatgaaagaattcatactggagagaaaacCCACAAGTGTCTGGAATGTGAGAAACGATTCGTTACTCCCAGTTCATTTCAAATACATCAAAGgattcacactggagaaaaaccctatgaatgtaaacaGTGTGGTAAAGCCTTCAATTATTACTATTCCTTAAAATTACATggaagaactcatactggagagaagccGTATGAAtgcaaggaatgtgggaaagccttctgTTATCTCCAAACCTTAAAAATACACCTGAGACTgcacactggagaaaaaccctatgaatgcaaggaatgtgggaaaggcTTCTGTTATCTCCAAGCCTTAAAAATACACCTGAGACTGCACACTGGAAAGAAATTGTATGAATGTAAACAATGTGGTAAAGCCTACAAATATTATGGTTTCTTACAAATTCATGAAAAACGTCATACTGAAAAGAAACCCTGTGAATATCAGGAATGtaggaaagcctttatttcttgA
- the LOC100630748 gene encoding zinc finger protein 709 isoform X3: protein MVERLCKSEDSSECRENFSLIPNLSLNKKTTRVKPHGYRACGKVFMRHSPLYGHIRCHTGLKPDEYQTDGEKPYKCKKCGIAFRYLQVFEKHKRNHRRGENNKCKECEKAFSSSASLRRHERIHTEKKLNRCKQCRRTFIYHHTFQRHERIHTGQKPYECKQCGKGFVSLKGFQVHERSHTGEKPYECKKCSKAYASSSSLRVHEKTHSGEKPYECLECGKAFSYSSRLKSHERSHTEERLYQCKQCGSVFRNRHTFQKHERTHIAEKNYKCKQCGKTFVSHQGLRIHEGGNHSGEEKPYKCKECGKAFRLLASFQIHERIHTVGKSYECKECGKIFARFTSFQRHMMMHKGDVLYICEECGKAFSYSTSLRKHETIHTGEKPYQCKQCGRTFRYHQTFKTHASTHTGRKPYECKQCGKGFVTHKGFQLHERIHTGEKPYTCKHCSKAYRCPSSLRKHEITHSGKKPYKCLECGEAFNYSSSLQLHERRHTGEKPYKCKKCSKAYTSSGSLQTHERTHTGEKPYQCKKCGKAFICSSALRKHERIHTGEKTHKCLECEKRFVTPSSFQIHQRIHTGEKPYECKQCGKAFNYYYSLKLHGRTHTGEKPYECKECGKAFCYLQTLKIHLRLHTGEKPYECKECGKGFCYLQALKIHLRLHTGKKLYECKQCGKAYKYYGFLQIHEKRHTEKKPCEYQECRKAFIS from the coding sequence ATGGTAGAGAGACTCTGTAAAAGTGAAGACAGTAGTGAGTGCAGAGAAAACTTCAGCCTTATTCCAAATCTCAGTCTGAATAAGAAAACTACTAGAGTGAAACCACATGGATACAGGGCATGTGGGAAAGTCTTCATGCGTCATTCACCCCTTTATGGGCACATCAGATGTCACACTGGACTCAAACCGGATGAGTATCAGACAGATGGAGAAAAGCCGTATAAGTGTAAGAAATGTGGTATAGCCTTCCGTTATCTCCAggtttttgaaaaacataaaagaaatcaCCGTAGAGGGGAAAAcaataaatgtaaggaatgtgagaAAGCCTTTAGTAGTTCCGCTTCTTTGAgaagacatgaaagaattcaCACCGAGAAGAAACTCAATCGATGTAAACAATGTAGAAGAACCTTTATTTATCATCATACTTTTCAAAGACATGAGAGGATTCACACAGGacagaaaccctatgaatgtaagcaGTGTGGTAAAGGTTTTGTTTCTCTTAAAGGTTTCCAAGTACATGAAAggagtcacactggagagaaaccctatgaatgtaaaaaatgcagtaaagcatacGCTTCTTCCAGTTCTCTGCGAGTCCATGAAAAGACTCATagtggagagaagccctatgaatgtctggaatgtgggaaagcctttagttATTCCTCTAGATTGAAAAGCCATGAAAGAAGTCACACTGAGGAGAGACTGTATCAATGTAAACAATGTGGAAGTGTCTTCAGAAATCGGCATACTTTTCAAAAACATGAGAGGACTCACATAGCAGAGAAAAACTATAAATGTAAGCAGTGTGGTAAAACTTTCGTTTCTCATCAAGGTCTCCGAATACATGAAGGAGGAAATCACAGTGGAGAAGAAAAACCCTACAagtgtaaggaatgtgggaaagccttccgTTTGCTTGCGTCCTTTCAAATACATGAACGAATTCACACTGTAGGAAAatcctatgaatgtaaagaatgtgggaaaatCTTTGCAAGGTTCACAAGCTTTCAGAGACACATGATGATGCACAAGGGAGATGTTCTTTATATATGTGAAGAatgtggaaaagctttcagttatTCCACTTCATTGCGCAAACATGAAACAAttcacactggggagaaaccctatCAATGTAAACAATGTGGAAGAACCTTTAGGTATCatcaaacttttaaaacacaTGCAAGTACTCACACGGGAcggaaaccctatgaatgtaagcaATGTGGTAAAGGTTTTGTTACTCATAAAGGTTTCCAACTACATGAAAgaattcacacaggagagaaaccctacacATGTAAACACTGTAGTAAAGCATACCGTTGTCCCAGTTCTCTGCGAAAACACGAGATAACTCATAGTGGAAAGAAACCGTATAAATGTCTGGAATGTGGGGAAGCCTTTAATTATTCCTCTTCGTTGCAATTACATGAAAGAcgtcacactggagagaaaccctataaatgtaaaaaatgtagTAAAGCCTACACTTCTTCCGGTTCTCTACAAacacatgaaagaactcacactggagagaaaccgtaTCAATGTAAAAAATGTGGTAAAGCATTCATTTGTTCCAGTGCTCTGCGcaaacatgaaagaattcatactggagagaaaacCCACAAGTGTCTGGAATGTGAGAAACGATTCGTTACTCCCAGTTCATTTCAAATACATCAAAGgattcacactggagaaaaaccctatgaatgtaaacaGTGTGGTAAAGCCTTCAATTATTACTATTCCTTAAAATTACATggaagaactcatactggagagaagccGTATGAAtgcaaggaatgtgggaaagccttctgTTATCTCCAAACCTTAAAAATACACCTGAGACTgcacactggagaaaaaccctatgaatgcaaggaatgtgggaaaggcTTCTGTTATCTCCAAGCCTTAAAAATACACCTGAGACTGCACACTGGAAAGAAATTGTATGAATGTAAACAATGTGGTAAAGCCTACAAATATTATGGTTTCTTACAAATTCATGAAAAACGTCATACTGAAAAGAAACCCTGTGAATATCAGGAATGtaggaaagcctttatttcttgA